The following nucleotide sequence is from Vibrio fluvialis.
TGTACAGCCGCAACGGCCAGTTCCACGTCAACTCGGAAGGCTTGATGGTGAACAGCCAGGGCCTGCCGCTGCAACCGCAGATTCAGGTGCCGGACGATGCGATTTCGCTGTCAGTCGGCGTTGATGGCACAGTGACGATCACCACGGCCGCTGACTCCACACCGCAGGAACTCGGTCAGATCACGCTGGCGAAGTTCATCAACCCGGCCGGTCTGGAAGCGCTGGGCGGTAACTTGTTCCGTGAAACCGAAGCCAGTGGCGCAGCCGATGAGCTGATTGCCGGTGAAGATGGCGTCGGCAGCATTAAACAAGGTGTGCTGGAAGGCTCCAACGTGCAGGTGGTGGAAGAGATGGTCGACATGATCACCACGCAGCGCGCCTACGAAATGAACGCCAAAGTGGTCTCGGCCGCCGATGACATGCTCAAGTTTGTAGCGCAGTCGGTGTAAGGATGAATCAAGCGATGAAGGAAAGAGTGATGGCAAAGTTGAGCAAAGTCGGGCTTCTGAGCGTGCTGATTCTGGCTGGATGTGCCGGACGGGACGAATTCACGCCGCCGTCTCCGGACGAAGAAAAATACGGCCCGCCAACGCTGGACTACTCTCTGCCTGCCGCCCAGTCGGGCAGCCTTTATCGCCATCAATACGCGATGACCCTGTTTCAGGATCGCCGCGCTTACCGCGTGGGCGATGTTCTGACGGTGCTGTTAGCGGAAGAAACCCAGTCGAAGAAAA
It contains:
- the flgG gene encoding flagellar basal-body rod protein FlgG; protein product: MHSALWVSKTGMAAQDTKMTAISNNLANVNTVGFKRDRVVFEDLFYSIQRQPGAQVDQVNELPTGVQLGSGVRVVGTQKVFTQGNTQNTGQDLDLAVMGQGFFQIENSDGQIMYSRNGQFHVNSEGLMVNSQGLPLQPQIQVPDDAISLSVGVDGTVTITTAADSTPQELGQITLAKFINPAGLEALGGNLFRETEASGAADELIAGEDGVGSIKQGVLEGSNVQVVEEMVDMITTQRAYEMNAKVVSAADDMLKFVAQSV